A genomic stretch from Phocoena phocoena chromosome 9, mPhoPho1.1, whole genome shotgun sequence includes:
- the MTERF1 gene encoding transcription termination factor 1, mitochondrial — MQSSLSLRQMSIPKGLGYLTIMAPRNLLYMRSNFLFGSRCWMIRFSAEVLFKSVSFRLFSMKCDNADSEPLESEELLNNLLTMGVDVDMAKKRQPGVFNRRGTNEQNLKTFLLSKGASKEVIASIISRYPRAMTRTPESLSYRWDLWRRIVTSDLEIVAILERSPESFFRSSNNLNLEKNIEFLYSVGLTHKCLCRLLTSAPRTFSNSLELNKQMVEFLREVCLSLGHNDPTGFVRKIIFKNPFILIQSTKRVKTNIEFLQSAFNLNNEQLLVLIHGPGAKILDLSNDCMRRNYTNIKERLFSLGCTTEEIRKFVLSCPDVIFLGEKKFSDKIDCLIEEKISISQIIENPRILDSSISTLKSRIKELVNAGYNLSTSNISLLSWSQKRYNAKLKKLNTGQNVVLGN, encoded by the exons ATGCAAAGTTCTCTTTCCTTAAGACAAATGAG CATTCCAAAAGGTTTGGGCTACCTGACCATTATGGCACCAAGAAACCTCTTGTATATGAGAAGTAACTTTCTTTTTGGTTCAAGATGTTGGATGATCCGATTTTCAGCAGAAGTCCTCTTTAAATCAGTTTCATTTAGGCTTTTCAGTATGAAATGTGATAATGCAGACAGTGAACCTTTGGAAAGTGAAGAACTGCTGAATAACTTACTTACTATGGGAGTAGATGTTGACATGGCAAAGAAACGACAGCCTGGAGTTTTTAATAGGAGAGGTACTAATGAGCAGAACCTGAAGACATTCCTTCTGTCTAAAGGAGCTAGCAAAGAAGTGATTGCTAGCATCATATCAAGATATCCACGAGCCATGACACGCACACCTGAAAGTCTTTCATATCGGTGGGATCTGTGGAGAAGAATTGTGACATCAGACCTTGAAATTGTAGCTATTTTGGAACGTTCTCCTGAATCCTTTTTTCGGTCCAGTAACAACCtaaacttagagaaaaatatagagtTCCTCTACTCAGTTGGATTGACCCATAAATGCCTTTGTCGATTGTTGACCAGTGCCCCGCGTACCTTCTCCAATAGTCTCGAGCTGAATAAACAGATGGTTGAATTTTTGCGAGAAGTCTGTTTGTCTTTGGGTCACAATGATCCCACAGGTTTTGTcaggaagataatttttaaaaaccctttcatCTTAATTCAGAGCACCAAACGGGTAAAAACTAATATTGAATTTTTACAGTCAGCTTTCAACTTGAACAATGAACAGCTGCTTGTTTTGATACATGGTCCAGGAGCTAAAATCCTAGACCTTTCCAATGATTGTATGAGAAGAAACTACACAAATATCAAAGAAAGACTGTTTTCTCTTGGGTGTACTACAGAAGAGATTCGGAAGTTTGTTTTAAGCTGTCCAGATGTGATCTTCTTGGGAGAGAAAAAGTTTAGTGATAAAATAGACTGCctcatagaagaaaaaattagcaTTTCACAAATAATTGAAAATCCTCGGATTTTGGACTCAAGCATAAGCACTTTAAAAAGTCGAATCAAAGAATTGGTAAATGCTGGCTATAACTTGAGTACATCAAACATCAGTCTTCTGTCTTGGAGTCAAAAAAGATATAACGCTAAATTGAAAAAGTTAAACACTGGACAGAATGTTGTTCTGGGGAATTAA